The genomic segment GTTTGGCGTACCGACACCCGTTAAGCCCCAGACTCACAACATCATCGCAGTGAAGATCGCACCCGTCTGATCCGATCTTCACACAATAGGGGGCCGTAGTAAACGCTTAGCGCACTGGGGGATGTGTTGAAGTCTATCAATCGACTCATACTGTGCGGCGGACTGGCATTGATCTTTGCAGCCGGTTGTGCCTCCACACCTCGTTACCGGCACCTCGAGCCCTCTGCCGATGCGCTCACCGCGTCGCGGAATAACGCAGCGGTTGCGTCGGATGACACCACCGTCGACGCCGAAGAACCAGCCGATGTCGCCGGCGCGTCCAACCTAGGCACGACACTGGCCGAAGCCGAAGCGCTCTATGCCACCGGCGTGATGGCCAACATCGACAATCGCTGGACGGATGCGCAGGTCGCCTTTGAGCAGGCCCTGACCCTGCTGACCGAACTGGATCTGACCAACTCCGAGGACCTCGACTCGGCCGACAAGGTCGACCGCCTGTTGGATGACATTGCCAAGGACTATCGCACCACGCTGCTGGCGCTGGGCGAGTTGCCCGAGGATGCCTCCACCGACGCGATCCTGCTGCGCCTGGATCAAGGCGCCGACACCTCCACGCTGGCCTCCACCTCATCGGAGCCGCATGGCACCGGCGAGATGCTCTTCGATTACCCGATCGAGCCCGATCACCCAAAGGTGCAGAAATGCATCAGGTTCTGGCAGACCACCGCACGGGAGCCGTTTGAGCGCTTCCTGCGACGTTCCGGGCGGTATCTGCCGATGATGAAGGAGATCGTCAAATCGTACAACATGCCTGCCGACATCGCCTACCTGCCGTTTGTCGAGTCGGGGTTCAACAACAAGGCCTATTCCTACGCCCATGCCTCCGGGCCGTGGCAGTTCATCGCCTCGACCGGCAAGCGTTATGGGTTGGAGCGCACACACTGGCTGGATGAGCGCCGCGACTTTGAGAAGTCGACCCATGCCGCCTGCCGGTACCTCTCCGATCTGTACAAGATGTTCAACTCCTGGAATCTCGCGCTGGCGGCCTACAACGGGGGCGAGGGACGGGTCGGCCGTCAGATCAAGCGCCAGAAGACCGATGACTTCTGGAAGTTGAACCTGCGCGAGCAGACAAAGAACTATGTGCCGCTTTTCCATGCGGCCCTAATCATTGCCAAGGATCCGGCCTCCTATGGGTTCAACGTGGAGCTGGAGCCGCCGCTGCAGTACGACTGGGTCGCCACCAGCAAGCCGCTCGAACTGAAGGACGTCGCGCAGGCGCTGGGCGTCACGGTCGAGGAACTGGAAGAGCTCAACCCCGAATTGCGACGGGGCGTGACGCCGCCCGACCAGTCGCCGTACCGGTTCCGCGTGCCCAAGGGCACCTCGGAGACCTTCGCGGCGGTCTACCGCGACCTGCCGCGCTCCAGCCGGACCGAATGGGCCCGTCACACGGTGCGTCGCGGCGAAACCCTCGGCAAGATCGCCGGCCGCTACGGTGTGACCGTGGCCGACATCGTCGCCGCCAACAAACTCAGATCGAAGCATAAGCTGTCGGTTGGGCAGGCGCTGGTGATCCCGGTGCCGATGGCGGCGGCCGATGAGCAACCGTCGAAGCGCGCGCGCAGGTCCGAATCGGCATTGAGCGAAAAGCCGCTGCCCAAGGCCGACGGCAGAAAGTACACGGTCAAATCGGGCGACACCCTTTGGGACCTGGCCAAG from the bacterium genome contains:
- a CDS encoding LysM peptidoglycan-binding domain-containing protein encodes the protein MIFAAGCASTPRYRHLEPSADALTASRNNAAVASDDTTVDAEEPADVAGASNLGTTLAEAEALYATGVMANIDNRWTDAQVAFEQALTLLTELDLTNSEDLDSADKVDRLLDDIAKDYRTTLLALGELPEDASTDAILLRLDQGADTSTLASTSSEPHGTGEMLFDYPIEPDHPKVQKCIRFWQTTAREPFERFLRRSGRYLPMMKEIVKSYNMPADIAYLPFVESGFNNKAYSYAHASGPWQFIASTGKRYGLERTHWLDERRDFEKSTHAACRYLSDLYKMFNSWNLALAAYNGGEGRVGRQIKRQKTDDFWKLNLREQTKNYVPLFHAALIIAKDPASYGFNVELEPPLQYDWVATSKPLELKDVAQALGVTVEELEELNPELRRGVTPPDQSPYRFRVPKGTSETFAAVYRDLPRSSRTEWARHTVRRGETLGKIAGRYGVTVADIVAANKLRSKHKLSVGQALVIPVPMAAADEQPSKRARRSESALSEKPLPKADGRKYTVKSGDTLWDLAKKFGVTTSEIRQANRMGAHEKLAVGADLVIPEASKVSSSNRGGAFWYTVRRGDTVLRIATKFGTTIAQILSFNALDNPNRIHVGQKIRIPQGL